The Chloroflexota bacterium sequence AATAATTCGTTGGGCGGCAGCCCCAACAAGAACGGCCTGGAGGCAAGACATGGCTTCTGCGGAGGAAGTGCTGAGCAAATTGGACTCCCAAGCAAGGCCCGATCGGGTGCAGGGCATGGCCAGATACGGGATGGCAGCCGAGCGCCGACTGGGAGTGTCTGTCCCCGATATGCGTAGGATAGCAAAAGAGGCTGGCAAAGACCATGACCTCGCGCTGAGATTGTGGGAGACAGGGATACCTGAGGCCAGGATCGTAGCCTCTATGGTGGACCGACCGGAGGATCTGACCGAGCAGCAGATGGATGAATGGGTAGCGGGTTTCAACTCGTGGGACGTGTGCGACCAGGTGTGCATGAACCTGTTCGAGAAGAGTCCATTGGCCTGGAAAAAGATAGTGGAGTGGTCGGAGCGGGAAGAGGAGTATGTGAAGCGGGCCGCTTATGCGCTGATCGCCTGCCTAGCCTGGTATGACGAGGAGGCGAGGGATGAGAAGTTTATCGGGCTGTTTCCGGTGATAAAGCGAGGAGCAACGGACAAGCGCAATTATGTCAGGAAGGCGGTGAGTTGGGCGTTGCGCAATATCGGGAAGAGGAACAGGAGCCTGAACGGAGCAGCGCTGGAGGTAGCGGAGGAGATTGGGCGAATGGATTCCAGGGCGGCTCGCTGGATAGCATCAGATGTCAGAAAGGAGCTCAGTAGCGAGGC is a genomic window containing:
- a CDS encoding DNA alkylation repair protein; this encodes MASAEEVLSKLDSQARPDRVQGMARYGMAAERRLGVSVPDMRRIAKEAGKDHDLALRLWETGIPEARIVASMVDRPEDLTEQQMDEWVAGFNSWDVCDQVCMNLFEKSPLAWKKIVEWSEREEEYVKRAAYALIACLAWYDEEARDEKFIGLFPVIKRGATDKRNYVRKAVSWALRNIGKRNRSLNGAALEVAEEIGRMDSRAARWIASDVRKELSSEAVQKRLGA